ATGCATCTTGAGCTAACTGATTCGCAGCTTTGTTTTGTGCACGTGGCACCCATTTGACAAACGCCAATTCAAAGGCATGCGTCATTTGTAAATAGCGCGCCAAATAAGGTTTAAAACGTCCATTTTTCACAAACTCACGATTCACGGCACCTTCAATTAACTGTGAATCCGTAAAAACTAAGGCATTCACAACCGCTAATGATTTCGCTTGCTCTAATGCAAACAGTAACGCTTCCCATTCAGCACTGTGATTGTCTAACGCATCGAGCACTTTTGTAAATGTATAGCGTTCATCTTCTGTGACGATAACGACGCCACATGCACTTAATCCGGGATTGCCTTTCGTTGCTGCATCAAAATATATTTTAGCCAACTTCACGACACCACACTTAAATGTATTTTCATATTTAAGCTTAACATATCATGCGTTATAGAGTATCGTCTTTAATTTTGTTGCGACGATAAAGTGACTTTGCCCAATAACCGAATGGGACGTTCATTACAGTCGTTAATAATTTTAATAAATACGTCGTGACGAATATTTCTAGTACGACGCCGTTAGGTAAACTACCATAAAAAGCAATCAATACGAATAGTGCTGTGTCCACAATCGAACTTAACGTTGTACTTCCGTATGCACGAATGAAAAAGGTGCGATCTGAACGAAATACTTTTTTAATCATGTTAAAGACGAGTACATCGATATGTTGCCCAATAATATAGGCGATAATGGATGCGAAAGCGATACGTGGAACGACATCAAAAATTGCTTTCATAGCATCTTGCGCCATGTCGACTTCACTCGGTTGAAACGCGAGCGACACTTGCATTACGATAATCATAATAAAAGTAGACGAAAAGCCGAGCCAAACCGCTTTTTTCGCGACTTTACGACCATAAATATCATTCAAAATGTCTGTTGCAAGATAAATGGATGCGAACATCACATTTCCTAACGTTGCAGAAATTGTAAAAATATCTACTGTTTTAAGCACTTGGATGTTGGCGATAATCGTGCCTATCGCAACCCAAGCATACAAACCTGATTTACCAAAAAGTCGAAACATCACTACCATCAGTGCGAAAGTGATGATAAACGACCCTAAACCTAACCATTCATTATACAATTTAATGACCTCCTAAATTTTGTTACAGCGGGTGTTTAGAAACCGCTTTTCATGATAACTTTTCCATTATAATCAACCGCTTTATATTTTTCAATAACCTTTCGTTATCATTTTCAGACATGACACTTTTCTTAATGTCGCTGAAGATTAAACGCTTCAATGTCCATACAAATCATGTTACGATAGTGAATATTGTACGCACTATATTTACAAAGAGGTGACTTTTGTGCTAACAGACTCTGAGAAGAAGGCCATTGCTACAATCGATCAATTGTCTCAACAATATTGTGAACACTGCTTGGTTAAAGCACACCTTCGAAAGACAAAAGGGAAAACAAAAGCACATCACTTCTGTATCAATGCGTGTTCAATCGGCAAACAAATTCAACAATTAGGCAATGCGCTACAATGAGGGCTGTAGTACATTGACGAGGAGGTTTAACATGGAAATTATTAAGGTCGAACCTACGCCTAGTCCGAATACGATGAAAATTATTTTATCCGAAAAAAGGCAAGACAATCATTCAAAAACTTATACGAAAGTCTCAGATGGTCAGCCTCACTTTATCAACGCCATATTACAAGTTGAAGGTGTGAAATCTGTCTTTCATGTGTTAGATTTTATTGCCGTCGATAAAACACCTAAAGCAGACTGGGAGACTGTGTTACCTCTCGTTACGGCGACGCTCAACCAAGACCAACAACAAAGCGACATGGTGCAACCTGAACCGGATACACATTTTGGTGAGGTTAAAGCTGAAGTACTTAAGTTTAAAAATATTCCTTACCAAGTGAAACTCACAACACCTCAAGAGGAAAAGCGGCAACAACTGAGCGACATGTTCGTCAATGCGATGATCGAAACACAAGAACCGCACGATAATGTTGTCTTTTTACGTAAATGGGAAACATTAGGTGTCCGATATGGTGATTTAGAGGATGTCATGCAAAGTGTCGTCGAAGAAGTCAATGCACTCTATCCTGAACAGGTTTTAAATCAACTCGTGGAAGAGGCGAAAAATACTGATGTCACAGTGCCACAAAAACAATATGAACACGTGACATTAGAAACATATCAACAAGAAGCTGATTGGAAAGCACGTTTACGTATGTTGAAGTCTTTCCCAACACCTACAAGCGATGACTATCCATTACTTGATTATGCCTTGAATGAGGATAAAGTGCCATTACGCCGTGAAGCAGTTGTATTGCTCAGCATGATTGAGGACCGAGAAACTTTGCCATACTTATATAAAGGACTGCACGATAAAAGTCCTGCAGTAAGACGAACAGCTGGTGATAGTTTAAGTGATTTAGGCTTTAAAGAGGCTTTACCTGAAATGGAAAAAGCATTGGATGATCCACAAAAAATTGTGCGATGGCGTGCAGCGATGTTTCTTTTTGATGAAGGTGGACCAGAACAACTGGCAACACTGAAAGTACATCAAAACGACCCAGCTTATGAAGTGAAGTTGCAAATTGAAATGGCGATTACACGTATCGAAAACGGGGAAGAAGCACTTGGATCA
Above is a genomic segment from Staphylococcus delphini containing:
- a CDS encoding zinc-finger domain-containing protein, which translates into the protein MLTDSEKKAIATIDQLSQQYCEHCLVKAHLRKTKGKTKAHHFCINACSIGKQIQQLGNALQ
- a CDS encoding ribonuclease HI family protein, giving the protein MAKIYFDAATKGNPGLSACGVVIVTEDERYTFTKVLDALDNHSAEWEALLFALEQAKSLAVVNALVFTDSQLIEGAVNREFVKNGRFKPYLARYLQMTHAFELAFVKWVPRAQNKAANQLAQDALYRALDRE
- a CDS encoding queuosine precursor transporter, producing MYNEWLGLGSFIITFALMVVMFRLFGKSGLYAWVAIGTIIANIQVLKTVDIFTISATLGNVMFASIYLATDILNDIYGRKVAKKAVWLGFSSTFIMIIVMQVSLAFQPSEVDMAQDAMKAIFDVVPRIAFASIIAYIIGQHIDVLVFNMIKKVFRSDRTFFIRAYGSTTLSSIVDTALFVLIAFYGSLPNGVVLEIFVTTYLLKLLTTVMNVPFGYWAKSLYRRNKIKDDTL
- a CDS encoding virulence factor, whose product is MEIIKVEPTPSPNTMKIILSEKRQDNHSKTYTKVSDGQPHFINAILQVEGVKSVFHVLDFIAVDKTPKADWETVLPLVTATLNQDQQQSDMVQPEPDTHFGEVKAEVLKFKNIPYQVKLTTPQEEKRQQLSDMFVNAMIETQEPHDNVVFLRKWETLGVRYGDLEDVMQSVVEEVNALYPEQVLNQLVEEAKNTDVTVPQKQYEHVTLETYQQEADWKARLRMLKSFPTPTSDDYPLLDYALNEDKVPLRREAVVLLSMIEDRETLPYLYKGLHDKSPAVRRTAGDSLSDLGFKEALPEMEKALDDPQKIVRWRAAMFLFDEGGPEQLATLKVHQNDPAYEVKLQIEMAITRIENGEEALGSVWKQIANRHQ